One Hyla sarda isolate aHylSar1 chromosome 11, aHylSar1.hap1, whole genome shotgun sequence genomic window carries:
- the LOC130295927 gene encoding cholesterol 24-hydroxylase-like, giving the protein MSPKYTKDDFYDRIHSMFGTRFMGNGLLSDRNYEHWYKQRRIMDPSFSKSNLMLSMRTFNDKAEELMEKLAEKADWKCHVVMHNMMSRVTLDVIAKLAYGMELNSVHDDQTPFPRAISMAMRGMVESRNPLSMFNPFKQDVISELKKNVTLLRETGKERIEQRMKAIQDEEDIPKDILTQILKAAELEGGCTMEDFVDNFVTFFIAGQETTANQLSFAVQELARHPEILTKVQAEVDEVIGSKRDIDYEDLGKLQYLSQVLKETLRLYATVPGTTRTTEEETIIEGVRIPAGSNVMFNTYIMCRMEKYYPDPLVFNPDRFHPDAPKHAYVYFPFSLGPRTCIGQVFAQMEAKVVMAKLVQRYEFELVEGQSSMILDTGTLRPLDGVICRLRPRASKK; this is encoded by the exons ATGTCGCCAAAATACACTAAAGATGATTTCTACGACCGCATACACAGCATGTTTGGAACTAG ATTCATGGGAAATGGTTTACTCTCAGATCGAAACTATGAACACTGGTACAAACAGAGGAGGATTATGGATCCATCATTCAGCAAAAG CAACCTGATGCTCTCAATGAGAACTTTTAATGATAAAGCAGAAGAACTGATGGAGAAACTGGCAGAAAAGGCAGATTGGAAATGTCACGTTGTAATGCACAATATGATGAGTAGAGTCACACTGGATGTAATTGCCAAG cTTGCCTATGGGATGGAGTTGAACTCTGTTCATGATGATCAAACACCATTTCCACGAGCAATTTCCATGGCTATGAGAGGAATGGTAGAATCCCGGAATCCATTGTCAAtg TTTAACCCATTCAAACAAGATGTGATCAGTGAATTGAAAAAGAATGTGACTTTGCTGAGGGAAACAGGCAAAGAACGCATTGAGCAAAGGATGAAGGCAATTCAAGATGAAGAGGACATACCTAAAGATATCCTTACGCAGATCCTTAAAGCTGCTG AGTTGGAAGGCGGTTGCACTATGGAGGATTTTGTAGataattttgttacttttttcaTTGCAG GACAAGAAACAACCGCCAACCAGCTGTCCTTTGCTGTTCAGGAATTAGCACGACATCCAGAGATACTAACTAA GGTCCAGGCGGAAGTGGATGAAGTTATTGGCTCCAAAAGAGACATTGACTATGAAGATCTTGGGAAACTGCAATATTTGTCGCAG GTTTTAAAAGAAACCCTGAGGTTATATGCAACAGTCCCAGGCACAACAAGAACCACAGAGGAGGAAACGATCATCGAAGGAGTGAGGATTCCTGCCGGATCGAATGTAATG TTTAACACGTACATCATGTGCCGGATGGAAAAATATTATCCAGATCCCTTGGTCTTCAACCCAGATAGATTCCACCCTGATGCCCCCAA ACATGCCTACGTCTACTTTCCATTTTCTCTTGGTCCGCGAACATGTATTGGACAAGTATTTGCTCAG ATGGAGGCAAAGGTGGTCATGGCCAAATTAGTACAGAGATATGAGTTTGAGCTGGTGGAAGGACAAAGCTCTATGATTTTGGATACCGGGACCCTGCGCCCCTTGGACGGTGTCATTTGCCGACTGAGACCTCGAGCATCAAAGAAATAA